The segment GCTAAAAAGACTTAAACTTGTGAATTTGTACAAAAACAGGAATCCCACAAGCAATGGTAAGGATATTTGGTGCAGTATGGGCCATTTCATATTCCACCCAAGGGTGCAGTGAAATTCAGGTTTCAAGTGAATGGCAGTGCAGGAGTGGTGTGGGTGCAGCCTCTCAAACTAATTCCAAGTGATTGGAGGGCTGGAAGTCTCATTGACACACACCTACATACTCTTCTGCGACataagattgtaatttgtatcCATACAAACCactagagagaaaaaaaagtttaactATATACATTTGTCCActtcaacataaaaaaatacaagtctAGAGAACATATAGTAAGATGCACAAAGGTATGTTGATCAATAGGGCATATGAGCAGATCAAATCAAGGATTTCAAgtatgtgtacatatatatCGTTCGAGCCAAAAGCTGTTCAGAGGGCATTTGAATCAGCCATCGTGCTATTATTTGCAACTGAAAAGAGAAAGTAACGCAACCAGACTCATGCAAGGAGATAGGAAAGCAAATTAACTTGTCCAGGCACATCTAAGATCACACAAGAAGGCTGAGAACTGATGCAAAAATTTGCCAGTTCTGATTATAGGATCTTACGAGTCAGCCCGTACAAGCTTATTTCTCCATGAACATACACCCTATATACTATATAGGATATCAGACTAAACAAAATGAAGCACTACTATTTCCAGGTGCGGACAAAAGAAAGACAATGAGTCAAGAGTAACTCTCTATTCAACTTCAACagctaaattttataaaatcctAGTACATCCTACCAGAACAATCTGAAGATCCACAAAAGCACCTCTTCACCTTGATCTTGCCACCAGAGTCATAAACCTGATCAACAACATAGTTGTAATGGTAAGAAAGCTCCTTCAAGGGAGGAATATTGTCAGCCGCAAAAAGCATGATATGGGGCACTCTCTTATCCTTATGATCATAGACAACGTTCTGTGCATACAAATTGGGGGAACAACTGTGGTTGATGAATCGTCCTACATTTCCATAGTGAGCTGCATCAATGGTATAACCACCCTCTTCTACTAACTCATTTTGGTTTGCTAGTCCAGAAGAGTTGGCAGTATAACCACCATAGTTCTGGCCAATATCAAAAAGATATTCATCCATGCCAATCCTTCGTTCCGCTTCTGTGTCCTCAAGAAGTTGTCCTGTATACTCACAGATAAAGGTTCCTGAAGAGATGGAAGTTAGAGCTCTCACACCCCAGCCCCTTGTATCTGTCTTGAAGATCTCCAGTGGAATTTTAATACCATGTTGGCTCACTCTATTATAGCACGAAGGAGGGCACTTACAATGAGGACCACACTCATATACAAGAGGCTTCACTTCAACAATAGCCCCATTACGATTGTAAGGGATCTCACCTCCATTTTTAACTGCACATGAGCACCTCTCGGCATCAGAACATCTACCAATACAATCACAGCCTCTAGGTGGAGCAGGGCGGAAACCAACTGGATACATCATGTTCTTGATGTACTTGAATGGTGGGGGTTTCTCACCATCAATAGTGTTCACAGCTGCTATAGGTAGTGACTCCTTCCCTTCTGTAATATCAGGAACACATACACCATGCCGCGCTTTGGAATTTTTTGAAGACTGTACTTCTTTCCAAGTAAGCTCTGGTTGTCCAGGAATTCTTACCAACTTAAACATAAAAACCATCTTACCATGTGGCCCTTTTTCTTTCCAATAATTCTCAACAGTGTATAAGCCATCATAGACATAAGTAGTCACCACATTAGGTCTTCCACCTGATTCAGGAGTCCTGATCTCCTTAGATCCACGAATCACCCGAACAGAATTCCTTTCACGTATGCTATTCTTCAAGGCTAAATTTCCTTTCACAAGTTTCTGGTCTTCAGGAATTTTGACCTTGCCAACCACATTTCCACCTTGACCAGAATAAATTAGCTCATCAGCATCTCCCAAATCATCATCATAGGCTCCAGAGGCAACAATACTAGTTGCAACCAGCAGTCCTCCCTTAATGTACATGGAATCAATACCAGCCTGATACAAGCGATGAACTCCCACAAGAGAAAGTTCAACCCTGTATTGGAATGCATCTCCTACTTCAACTCCTGGAACTTCTCCCAGTATCTGCGTTTCTGTATTAACTTGCTTCCCTTTGTCTTTGACAAGTTTTGCTGCTTGAAGATCAATCCttctaattttatctttttgcttAGCGTTTACTCCTGCAGATCTTGACATTGATTCTTCTCCCTGTAAGATTTTTCTAAAGTGAGACTGAAACAGACGAAGAGTCTCTAAAACTTTACTACGAGCATCACAGCGACTGGAACTTTTTGGACCAAAAGGTGGTCGAGTCTCATCAAACTCACACTTCTTCTGCCCAATAGGAGAATCTTCAGGTTGTGCTTCACAATTCAAATTACGAATTCCATCATTTCTGGAAACCGCTGAACTTGGATATTCTGGCACAGCTTCACCAACAAAACCTGATCTACTCCTGCCAAACAGAGTCTCTGGAAATTTTGGTTTAGGAATACTTTTTCTGGCAACAACTACGGACATCCTCTGTCTATACATGCTAGGCTTTTGAACTTGGTTTCTACTCATCAGGCCATCTAAACAAGTTTGCTCCTTCTGCCTCCAGTCCTTGTTTGTCTCAGCCATCAGACCTTGCACAATTTGCCTAGGAGTTTGCTTCTTCTGCCTCCATGGAGAAAAACGCTCATCCATCAATCCATGCACAACTGGCTTAGTAATTTTATCTCCAGAACCAAAACCATGTCTAGCAGTAGTCGCCTTTTCACGTTCATTCCGTGAATACACAATACTCTCCTTCCGCAAAAATTTCCCTGTATCATCCCTCTCCTTTTTCGTCATTGTCTCTGGCAACATTACAGTTCTTTCAAGTTGGCTCCTTCTAACATAGTTATCTTGGACATCTTCTGGGTCTTCAACGCGAACTGTTGCTCCTTCAATTAAACTGCATTTGGAACCAGTAACCTCTGTCTTACTCCACGAATCAGCTTCCCGACTTGCGGTCAACCCCAGGGACAGTGTCCCAGTATCCATAACATTTTTCGAAGACTCAATCACTTCATTTTCTGTCACTCCCTTATTTAACACAATCGCTCGCTTGCTTGCTTCACTACCACCCAAAAGATCCAGTTTAGTCGGCTTAGGAGCATTTCTTCCACAAAATGGAGGGAAGTCACGAACAGCAAAAACTCCTCTTCGGCAGTACTTTTTCTTTGGTAAGGGGGAAATATTATCCTCAACACTTCCATTCTTTATTTGACACTGAGGCAGTGACAATGTTTTTGAATCACAAACAGGAATCGCCCTATCAGTCATACTGCCAGGATGCAGCACATGATCTTTGTACACACCGACTacattttcaaccaaaaaaaagtgTCTCGCAACATCAACTTCCATCCCTAATTCATCATACCTAATGACTTTTGCTTTCTTGAGCAATGAcatttcactatttttatgatCTTTAGACAACTCAATTCTAAGCGATTTGTCATGGCTTGTAGATTCTTCCAATCCGTTTTCTATCACATTAGTGGTTCTGGCTGACGCAACTTCAACAGAACAGAACTCAACCCCAGTGTTAGGACCATTGTCACCATGGGCCACCAGAGTGTCAGCCATATTTTCACTGATGGAGACCACATCATTTTCCTTGCTGTTCAAGTCAACTTTTGGAGCATTTCTACTACAACCTGGGGGTAAATCCCGCTCTCCGCAGACATTCCGAACTTTATGTTTTGGCATAGTTCCAGAATCCAGCAAATGATAACCATTTACTGATGACCGCTTCTTCACACATTGATCAGATAAACTGTCATTTGAGAATGACACCATTCTCAACCAAATGAATAAATCCTTGTTTAGACAAGTCAAAATGCTGAAACGACAAACACGATATGTCAAATATACCAACAATGAAGAATCAAAAGCTTGATGTGAAATACTATGATAATTTAAAAGATCAGTATCATCCTCTACCATTTTTAAGCGTGAGTTGTGTTAGGTACTTACACTGTTAAAATCTCTTTGGTTAAGTATATCCTACTATAATTTGCTTTTATGGGGCAAATCAGAAGTGAGACAACATTTTGACCATCACATATGggtattaaaaaacaaaatgtcACACTGGTCATGTGACCTTTTTCCTAACCAAATTCTGTTAATGACCTTGATGGACATTTTCCTAACAAAATTCTGATAATGACTGAAACTTCCATTTTCTCCAAGAGTAAAAAATAAGCTTTgcatcctttttttc is part of the Solanum pennellii chromosome 8, SPENNV200 genome and harbors:
- the LOC107027330 gene encoding histone-lysine N-methyltransferase, H3 lysine-9 specific SUVH8-like, whose amino-acid sequence is MVSFSNDSLSDQCVKKRSSVNGYHLLDSGTMPKHKVRNVCGERDLPPGCSRNAPKVDLNSKENDVVSISENMADTLVAHGDNGPNTGVEFCSVEVASARTTNVIENGLEESTSHDKSLRIELSKDHKNSEMSLLKKAKVIRYDELGMEVDVARHFFLVENVVGVYKDHVLHPGSMTDRAIPVCDSKTLSLPQCQIKNGSVEDNISPLPKKKYCRRGVFAVRDFPPFCGRNAPKPTKLDLLGGSEASKRAIVLNKGVTENEVIESSKNVMDTGTLSLGLTASREADSWSKTEVTGSKCSLIEGATVRVEDPEDVQDNYVRRSQLERTVMLPETMTKKERDDTGKFLRKESIVYSRNEREKATTARHGFGSGDKITKPVVHGLMDERFSPWRQKKQTPRQIVQGLMAETNKDWRQKEQTCLDGLMSRNQVQKPSMYRQRMSVVVARKSIPKPKFPETLFGRSRSGFVGEAVPEYPSSAVSRNDGIRNLNCEAQPEDSPIGQKKCEFDETRPPFGPKSSSRCDARSKVLETLRLFQSHFRKILQGEESMSRSAGVNAKQKDKIRRIDLQAAKLVKDKGKQVNTETQILGEVPGVEVGDAFQYRVELSLVGVHRLYQAGIDSMYIKGGLLVATSIVASGAYDDDLGDADELIYSGQGGNVVGKVKIPEDQKLVKGNLALKNSIRERNSVRVIRGSKEIRTPESGGRPNVVTTYVYDGLYTVENYWKEKGPHGKMVFMFKLVRIPGQPELTWKEVQSSKNSKARHGVCVPDITEGKESLPIAAVNTIDGEKPPPFKYIKNMMYPVGFRPAPPRGCDCIGRCSDAERCSCAVKNGGEIPYNRNGAIVEVKPLVYECGPHCKCPPSCYNRVSQHGIKIPLEIFKTDTRGWGVRALTSISSGTFICEYTGQLLEDTEAERRIGMDEYLFDIGQNYGGYTANSSGLANQNELVEEGGYTIDAAHYGNVGRFINHSCSPNLYAQNVVYDHKDKRVPHIMLFAADNIPPLKELSYHYNYVVDQVYDSGGKIKVKRCFCGSSDCSGRMY